From Aegilops tauschii subsp. strangulata cultivar AL8/78 chromosome 5, Aet v6.0, whole genome shotgun sequence:
CATGAAATTTTGTTGCTATTTAATTCTTCACAGAACATAAAATTCAATTGGCCGCTCGATCAAATGATCCATCATCTTTATGTAGAATACCTTTAAACTACTGATTTTCATAGTAAACAAGCTATATAATATTTTGAAACTAACATATCTCAACTAAAAAAAGTTATATATCACGATAAGCATACCTTTAAACTACCGATTCAATTGATGGTCAGAGTAAACAAGCTAATATACCTTGCAGAAGGAAGGTACTATCTACTAAGCATGTGCACTCGAGTCGGACATTGCTTCCATTTTTTATCCTCGCATACATGCATACCACATGCAGGAGGAAGACGACTTTGCTCCGCGGAGGTTCTTGCGGGCCCGTGACCACAATATCGACAAGGCGCCGGCAATGTTGCTCAAGTACTTGAGCTGGAAACGCACCGCCAAGCCACACGGTTCCATCACTGATGATGAGGTGCACGTTGAGCTCGTGCAGGAGAAGCTCTATATGCAAGGCTTCGACGAGAAGGGACGCCCGCTGGTGTACCTCTTCCTCGCTCGTCACTTCCCCGCCAAGCGCGACCTCGATGAGTTCAAGCGCTACGTCATCTACATCCTCGACAACACCTGCACCAGGTATATTAGTTGAAGACACAAGCAATCTAGCTGGAATATACTGATAGGCATGTGTGTTTTATTATGCCGAGACAGGTTGCGGACAGGACAAGAAAAGTTTGCGGTTGTGGGGGACCTTCGGGGTTGGGGGTACGCGAATTGCGACATCCGAGCATATGTGGCGGCGTTGGATATCATGCAGAGCTGCTACCCGGAGCGGCTGGGGAGGGTGCTCCTGATCCACGTTCCCTACGTGATCATGGCGGCATGGAAGATGTTGTACCCCTTCATTGATGATAAGACCAAGGAGAAGTTTGTGTTCGTCGCCGGCAGCTGGGACCTCGATGCCACGCTCCGTGACTCCATCGACGAGTCCCAGCTGCCCAAGGAGTACGAGGGCAGGCTTGAGCTTCGGGGCTACAACGATTTGTCGCCACCGTCGTCGTCCAATTAACTAAGATCGAATTCCATATATGTGTATGGGCGAGCGTAACTCACATGGTTAGGTGTCTTCTTGTGGAACCAATTTTGTACCGTGTTTCTGAAAAGATGTTTGTGTACAGTAGTTAATGATTTGTGAACGTGCAATGCAATGCATGCTGACTGTTCAAAGACCAGGCCAGTATGCTATGTACTGTGTACATTGATAACGGATTGGTGGTCTGGTCCGTGCTCTCTTTTTTCCTCTGCACAGGAGTAGAAGCATGCATTCTTGTTCGGGGAGTTCCTTTTTTTTTTTGAGCGGTGTTCGGGGAGTTCCTATGCGACGCTTGTGGCGCCAACAACCTCAGCTAGCGCTCATGCCCACGCGCTATGGGCCGGCATGCACACGCGctatgggccggcccagctaatatcagctttctcaaaaaaaaaactcGCTCGCTCGCCCTCGGTCGCCTGGTTCAACCAGCCGACCATTGGCTAGTCGACTAGTCAAATAGTTGATTGTTAACTTTTagagaaaataaaaataaaaaatttcaTCAATTTTTTAGAAAAGGTTCACAAATCTGAGAAAAAAATTCAGCGATTTTGAAAAATGTCCCACAATTGAAAAATGTTCATTAAagttgaaaaagttcatcgattttttTAAACATTCACAGGTTTTTTAATTTAATAAATTCTGAAAAATTTCataaattttgaaaaataatcatcatgcatttttaaaaatcagaaaaaaggaaaaaaaatagacaagaaaaaaatggaaaatcaaattgaaaactaaaaaaggaaaatgaaaaaGCTAAAAACTAATTGGGCCGCAAGCGTGCTAAATCCGGCGCTTAAGGCGCCATATGTGATTTGCCCTTGTTTCTGAGCCCGAATGTATGGCCCACTCCAGCTCTACAGATGAAGCCCATCCATGCCTTCCTTCTTCCTCGTCCTGGTTGGTTCTGGAATATTTCTAAAATACCCTAAAAAAAAGGAATATTTCTAAAAAAAAAGGGTTGGTTCTGGAATCCTCTGGAGCCTGGGAAATCCGAGCTCGCCGCTTGCTCCCATTAGTCCCATATAtactctttctcctcctcctGCCGCCATTGTTCCGCCTCCAAGCAAAcgcccgcccgcccgcccgcTCGCTTGGTTCGTTGCCCCGCCGAAGCGCTTACCATTTCTCCTCGCGCTCACTTCTCCCCACCGCCCAAGGAAGGGGAAGGCAAATCTCATATCATAGACCTGAACCCCGCTCCTCCTCCCCGTTCGCCTGCGTCATTGGGAATTCTCCCTCCCTCGAATCACGTCGGTAATGCCCGCTTCTGCCTCGTATGCCCGTTGTTACTGCTCTGTGTTTTTCACGAGAACTCCGATTTGGTTCATGGCGCGACGCGACGTTATTCACAAGAGATTTCACCTGCATTTTGCTGCAATTTTTTAGTAGAACGGCGGGGTGGGGCATTCTTGCTCCCTCTCGTATGATTGGCATCGTGCCGGTTCCTGTTGCCGACCATAATCGGATAACTTCTGAATGTTGGGCGACACTCTTGCAAATAATCATTTGCTTCCTCTGCTTGGGAATTCATAATTTAGTTTCTAGTGTTTCTTCAAGATGACATCAGATTTGGATTATGTAGAGCAAGAAAAGGATACCACGCGTTGTGTTGTTTGCCAGGCAATCGAGTCTGTCAGTCCACAACTTTCATGAGAGTATGCTTGGGAGTGCAGATGTGCAGTTATCTTAGTACTTGTTGTGGGCAGTGTTTCGGCTTAATACCTGGTGTTCACCGTTGCGTGTTGAGTACTAGATGTCAACTGGACTAGTATTGATCTACTCATTATTTCTATTTTTTATAAGTATAAAACAGCGGTATCATGTTCCACTAATTCTTACTGTCATTTCTCTGCATATGTGCAGCTGATACTATTCGAGCTGGATGCGGCTCTATTCACCTGCAGTCTGTTTGCGGCGATCTGCCTCAAGTAGTATGTATGCTCATTCCATTCAGTTTCAAGGAGGAGCCACACAGAGTATGGTCTTATGGAACTGCTCCCGACCGCAGTCAAGCCGTTCTCATATGACATTGGGTGTAGCCGATTCTTCTCATAATAAGAATATGAGATCTTCTGAAGCACAGAGTCTGAAGTACTTTGTCAGCTTAGTGGGCCGACGATTGCGTCGCGGATTGTCAACCAGAGAGGGTAGTCTAACTGCAAAGCTCGACATGCTTTCACGCGAAAAAATCTCGGGTATTAGTTGGAAATGGGGTGGTGTGCATCAGAAGATAGGAGCTACGGCCGGTGGGCTCTGCTTTGGTTTTTCAGTTTCTGGGATCGCCAAAGCCAAGATGCCTGTGGACAGAAAGATCAACTGTGCAGATACTTCAGCATCATCTTCCCATGGGAAGAAAGTCTACACGGATTATTCTGTCACCGGTGAGAAATGCATTTGTGTTAGGCTTAATAATTGCTTTTGTTAAAAAAATTGAATGCCTTTATAATATTTATGTTTGCGGATATGTCAATAAGCTAATGCTTGTGACTGTTTTACCTGGATTTGCCAGGCATTCCAGGAGATGGAAGATGTTTATTCCGCTCCGTGGTTCATGGGGCATGCATCCGCTCAGGGAAACCTATCCCTAATGAATATCTTCAGAGAAAGCTAGCTGATGAATTGAGGTCAATGGTATGTGTGGAGTGTTTCTAGGTATTTTGCTCCTGCTGCAATTGCCTTTCATTCTCTAAAGCTTCTATACAAATCCATCATTGTACAGGTTGCCGATGAATTTGTCACTAGACGAGAAGAGACTGAATGGTTAGTTGATGCGCACTCTTACTGTTATGTTTGCTCTTCTGGTTTTAAAATGTAAATGCGGTATTGATAATTATTCCCTTATTATTGATACGTTTTCAACTGCTGCATTTCCTTGCATCAATGACGGACAGGTTTGTTGAGGGTGATTTTGATACATACGTTTCCCAGATTAGACAGCCACATGTGTGGGGTGGTGAGCCAGAACTGTTCATGGCTTCACATGTTCTCCAGTAAGTAATTGGACCTGTTATGCATTCTTCTTCATGGATACCAAGGGTGGCTACCAGCAATGAAATATGAAGACTTACTTATGTTTTGTTAGCTAATATCTATATCTGTGGAGCTAAATAGCTTAATGCAAAGAGTTGACTCTATTTTGTCTGCGACCTTTTCCTACTATGCTTATGTGAAATCATTTACAAAGGATAGATACCAGTAGGGATAATATTCGAAATATTTGCTTCCTAGGAATTTATTCAAAATAGATTGAGTACACAACCTTCAGTGAAGTTGGCTAAATTCCAGTGACAGTTAAAAttagatactccctctgtaaactaatataagagcgtttagatcactactttagtattctaaaatgctcttatattagtttactgAGGGAGTAGCTAAGAAGTTCTCTCATGTTAATGCAAAGAGAAGGTTCCTTCTTGATTTGATGCATGCTCAGTACTCGGTCAACATGCATTTAAGCAGTACAGTCCATGAAGCAAGAAGAGCCTTTAATTACTTTGTTTACACAGGATGCCAATAACTGTGTATATGCATGATGAAGATGTGGGTGGCTTAATAACTATTGCTGAATATGGCCAAGAGTATGGTAAAGAAGATCCAATACAAGTTCTGTATCATGGTTTTGGCCATTATGATTCCCTACAGATTCAGAAGTCGTAGGGGTCCGAAGACAAGAACGTAGAAATTGGGAGTCCGAGATTCAGAAGGTAAGGCCAAAGTATTCTGGTTTCCAGTTTTCCCATGTCGATATATTAGTTGAGATACGGCGAGAGTGATTGTTATATAGCCTCGGTGATAAGTATTATTAAGCTTTCTTCCCGCAAAAAAAGAATTATTAAGCTTTGCAGCATTATTAACTATGTTGAAAAGGACAACAACTTCACATTAGGTTTTTCATAATAATGTAGTGATAAGTAAGAAATCATGAATCGGGATTAGTGAGTAGTTATTCGTTCCCACAGCATCATCAACTATTATCATCGGCGAACCTGGAAAACTGACCACTTGACTGTACCTCATATCTATCCCTTCTTTCAGATAATCTAGTCTAGTGCACCTATAGCATATCTATAACAAGTTATGAATCCCTAAAACGTATAATTGAGGCTGAAATTTTTGTTTGCAGGCACCGTTGCAAAAGCATTTGATCGTGTGTATGAAGCGGCCAAGGAGCAAAATTTGTGTATGAAGCGGCCGAAGGAGCAAAATTTGGATGGGACAGGACGGAAACCTGATGTTGTGTTGTTCATGTACTCACCGTAGGGTGTCGGGTGTAGATATACCGTGCTGTAACTTGATGTGGTGTCTCTTGCTGTGGCAATAAAAATGGTGGCGGATCACTGATAGATGAGTAAAAAGACACTACCTTTTTTTGCGGAAAAAAAAAGACACTACCTAGCCAGGCGCAAGTTCTGCACATCAAATATAAATCATCAGTGATGTATAATCCATGCTCATCAAGATTATTATGAAGTACCGCATGCTGGCGGTTTTCATCGTAACATAGGGTTCGATCATCTAGAATCTATTTGCATGCTTATCAGACGATCTTTGCTGAGAAGAAACAGAATGCTTGTAACGAGTGACCCTTGTCTCAAATGAGTTTAACCCACAAGATTTTTCTCTCTCCTCTAATCTCTCTTTTACACAGCACAGCATTTTATCGAGCACCTTGTGTGCATTCGCCCTGCACACCGACGTCCGACGGCGACGTTGCCGAGCTCGAACCTCGAAGCCAGCATCGCGTACTGGTGCTAGCTGCAGCACGTACGGCCACCACAGCCATGCGTCGCCGTCGTCCCTCGCCACCTCGACGTCGACCCCCTTCTTTGCCATGGCGCGCGTGACGAGAGGCTGGCCGAGCACGAACGGGAGCATCGCCGGACCGAACACGGAGGCGGAGCTCTCCACGGTGGAGCCCCAGTCATGGTGGCGTCAGGAACTCGGCCGTCGCGCGGTGCGCCAACTCTGCCACCTGCGGCACCCACCCCGCCTGGACCATGCCACGAGTTGGACGCTCAAGTTAGCATGGTGAGGTCGATCCAGTCCGTGAACGTGGTGAAGCTGCTGCTGTGCAGCAGGACGAGTGAGGAGAGGACGGCGTAGCGAGCCTGCTGATCTACGAGCGACAACGTGCACGGGCCGGCGGCGCGGAAGCTGGGCGAGCTCCCGGGTGGCCTAGCGGTACGAGATGGTTGTGGCCGTCGCGGCGGATGGACGGGAACGGGAGGGAGAAGGCGGTGGCGCTGctggacgggacgggacggcggCACGGGAGGCGGTGCAGGTGCTGCA
This genomic window contains:
- the LOC109762167 gene encoding phosphatidylinositol transfer protein PDR17 isoform X1, producing the protein MQEEDDFAPRRFLRARDHNIDKAPAMLLKYLSWKRTAKPHGSITDDEVHVELVQEKLYMQGFDEKGRPLVYLFLARHFPAKRDLDEFKRYVIYILDNTCTRLRTGQEKFAVVGDLRGWGYANCDIRAYVAALDIMQSCYPERLGRVLLIHVPYVIMAAWKMLYPFIDDKTKEKFVFVAGSWDLDATLRDSIDESQLPKEYEGRLELRGYNDLSPPSSSN
- the LOC109762167 gene encoding phosphatidylinositol transfer protein PDR17 isoform X2, encoding MLLKYLSWKRTAKPHGSITDDEVHVELVQEKLYMQGFDEKGRPLVYLFLARHFPAKRDLDEFKRYVIYILDNTCTRLRTGQEKFAVVGDLRGWGYANCDIRAYVAALDIMQSCYPERLGRVLLIHVPYVIMAAWKMLYPFIDDKTKEKFVFVAGSWDLDATLRDSIDESQLPKEYEGRLELRGYNDLSPPSSSN
- the LOC109762178 gene encoding uncharacterized protein; this encodes MRLYSPAVCLRRSASSSMYAHSIQFQGGATQSMVLWNCSRPQSSRSHMTLGVADSSHNKNMRSSEAQSLKYFVSLVGRRLRRGLSTREGSLTAKLDMLSREKISGISWKWGGVHQKIGATAGGLCFGFSVSGIAKAKMPVDRKINCADTSASSSHGKKVYTDYSVTGIPGDGRCLFRSVVHGACIRSGKPIPNEYLQRKLADELRSMVADEFVTRREETEWFVEGDFDTYVSQIRQPHVWGGEPELFMASHVLQMPITVYMHDEDVGGLITIAEYGQEYGKEDPIQVLYHGFGHYDSLQIQKS